Within the Deltaproteobacteria bacterium genome, the region GCCCTCCCCCGGAGGGGTTTACGGCTCTCTGACGGGGGAGGGGCGGGAGTTGAGCGTCTTCAGGCGCTCCCAGTCGCCGGGGAGCTCGTCCTTGTACTTCCGGTACAGCTCGAGGTCCGAGGGGGAGACGAGGCGGTTCCGGTACGGGTTGGTCGCGAGGGATTGCTTCTCGTCCACCGCGCGAATGAACCGTTCCTTCGCGTCGATCTTCGCGCGGAGTTTCTCCGCCAGCGTCGCGTCGTCGTCCTCCGTACGCTCCGGGCGATCGAGCGTCTCTCCGTTCGACGGCCCCGGGGATAAGGACGGCCCCGGTGGTGACGAGGGGGCGCCCATCGTGGAGACGGACGGTTTCCCCGCCGCGGGCGGTGTTTTCAGGATCTCCCGGGATTTCCCCCTGTATTTTGCCGGGATAGTCGAGCGGTCGTCGGTGAAGTGGATCACGCCGCTTTCGTCCTCCCACCGGT harbors:
- a CDS encoding DUF4124 domain-containing protein, which codes for MYYQKMKRQKHPWETAILALWLFGGMLAFSPLLAPPASADIYRWEDESGVIHFTDDRSTIPAKYRGKSREILKTPPAAGKPSVSTMGAPSSPPGPSLSPGPSNGETLDRPERTEDDDATLAEKLRAKIDAKERFIRAVDEKQSLATNPYRNRLVSPSDLELYRKYKDELPGDWERLKTLNSRPSPVREP